A window of Xylophilus sp. GW821-FHT01B05 contains these coding sequences:
- a CDS encoding sigma-54 dependent transcriptional regulator has protein sequence MTFQPHHLHALPAIDVPGPAWDAPRLLTLPEPRKLTTSIRATAQVFEDPRSLALLERIRMVAPSDASVLIIGETGTGKELIARHVHDLSRRSGKPFVAVNCGAFSENLVESELFGHEKGAFTGAFTAKTGWFEAANGGTLFLDEIGDLPLSIQVKLLRVLQEREVVRLGSRKSVPIDVRVIAATNVRLQDAVAAGHFREDLFYRLHVVHLALPTLRDRPGDILPLARHFIDEYRQRLGYGAVRLDAEAERKLREHTWPGNIRELENVIHHALLIARDDVLHAADLQMSSLLVQRRSPDDAPPAQDTPQQALEAVLRDLFNESPADLFDKIEETVMRTAFEFCHRNQVQAAKLLGISRNILRSRLIKSREISALK, from the coding sequence ATGACCTTCCAGCCACACCACCTGCACGCGCTGCCCGCAATCGATGTGCCCGGCCCGGCCTGGGACGCGCCGCGCCTGCTGACCCTGCCCGAGCCGCGCAAGCTCACCACCTCGATCCGCGCCACCGCCCAGGTGTTCGAAGACCCGCGCTCGCTCGCCCTGCTGGAGCGCATCCGCATGGTGGCGCCCAGCGACGCCAGCGTGCTCATCATTGGCGAGACCGGCACCGGCAAGGAACTGATCGCGCGCCATGTGCACGACCTGAGCCGCCGCAGCGGCAAGCCCTTCGTGGCAGTGAACTGCGGCGCCTTCTCAGAGAACCTGGTCGAGAGCGAACTGTTCGGCCACGAGAAAGGCGCCTTCACCGGCGCCTTCACGGCCAAGACCGGCTGGTTCGAGGCGGCCAACGGCGGCACCTTGTTCCTCGACGAGATCGGCGACCTGCCGCTGTCGATCCAGGTCAAGCTGCTGCGCGTGCTGCAAGAGCGCGAGGTGGTGCGCCTGGGCTCGCGCAAGAGCGTGCCCATTGACGTGCGCGTGATCGCCGCCACCAACGTGCGCCTGCAAGACGCGGTGGCCGCCGGCCACTTCCGCGAGGACCTGTTCTACCGCCTGCACGTGGTGCATCTGGCGCTGCCCACCCTGCGCGACCGCCCCGGCGACATCCTGCCACTGGCGCGCCATTTCATCGATGAGTACCGCCAGCGCCTGGGCTACGGCGCGGTGCGGCTGGACGCCGAGGCCGAGCGCAAGCTGCGCGAGCACACCTGGCCCGGCAATATCCGCGAGCTGGAGAACGTCATCCACCACGCGCTGCTGATCGCCCGCGACGATGTGCTGCACGCCGCCGACCTGCAGATGTCGTCCCTGCTGGTGCAGCGCCGCAGCCCTGACGACGCGCCGCCCGCGCAAGACACGCCGCAGCAGGCGCTGGAGGCGGTACTGCGCGATCTGTTCAATGAGTCGCCCGCCGACCTGTTCGACAAGATCGAGGAAACCGTGATGCGCACCGCCTTCGAGTTCTGCCACCGCAACCAAGTGCAGGCCGCCAAGCTGCTGGGCATCAGCCGCAACATCCTGCGTTCGCGCCTCATCAAAAGCCGCGAAATATCGGCGCTGAAATGA
- a CDS encoding acyl-CoA dehydrogenase family protein, whose translation MKHFQSEAGAGPLPWQDAVQGLTQALAATAVARDQRGGTAKTERDLLRHSGLLGLSIPAALGGLGASWQQTLDVVRGFARVDSSVAHLFAFHHLLLATTQLFGQRAQWQPWIEQTLAQRWFWGNALNPLDKSTRAEPLGDGYIFSGRKSFCSGASDSDMLVASALDPAGKLLIGIVPTHRAGIRVLDDWDNMGQRQTDSGSVLFEQVEVAAHELLTDPGPLSTPFACLRPLLAQLILANIYQGLGEGALAEARAFTQQQGRPWMASTAASANEDPYVLTHYGDFWLALEGSRALLVQAAAAFDQAWLRGTVLSEAERGAVAIAVAAAKVATTRASLEVVHRMFEVTGARATTAALRLDRYWRNLRVHTLHDPVDYKVRELGEWALNGRVPAPSFYS comes from the coding sequence ATGAAGCACTTCCAGTCCGAGGCCGGCGCCGGCCCGCTGCCCTGGCAGGACGCGGTGCAGGGGCTGACCCAGGCGCTGGCCGCCACGGCCGTGGCGCGCGACCAGCGCGGCGGTACGGCCAAGACCGAGCGCGATCTGCTGCGCCACAGCGGCCTGCTGGGCCTGAGCATTCCGGCGGCGCTGGGCGGCCTGGGTGCCAGCTGGCAGCAGACGCTGGACGTGGTGCGCGGCTTTGCGCGGGTAGATAGCTCGGTCGCGCATCTGTTCGCCTTCCACCACCTGCTGCTGGCCACCACGCAACTGTTTGGCCAGCGCGCGCAGTGGCAGCCCTGGATAGAGCAGACGCTGGCGCAGCGCTGGTTCTGGGGCAATGCGCTGAACCCGCTGGACAAATCCACGCGCGCCGAGCCGCTGGGTGATGGCTACATCTTCTCCGGCCGCAAAAGCTTTTGCTCGGGCGCGAGCGATTCCGACATGCTGGTGGCCTCTGCGCTGGACCCTGCCGGCAAGCTGCTGATCGGCATCGTGCCCACGCACCGCGCCGGCATCCGCGTGCTGGACGACTGGGACAACATGGGCCAGCGCCAGACCGACAGCGGCAGCGTGCTGTTCGAGCAGGTAGAGGTCGCCGCGCACGAGCTGCTGACCGACCCCGGACCGCTGTCTACCCCCTTCGCCTGTTTGCGCCCATTGCTGGCGCAACTGATCCTGGCCAATATCTACCAGGGCCTGGGCGAGGGCGCGCTGGCCGAGGCGCGTGCCTTCACGCAGCAGCAGGGCCGGCCGTGGATGGCATCGACTGCGGCCAGCGCTAACGAAGATCCGTACGTCCTCACGCATTACGGTGACTTCTGGCTGGCGCTGGAGGGCTCGCGTGCGTTGTTGGTTCAGGCTGCTGCGGCCTTTGACCAGGCTTGGTTGCGCGGCACGGTCTTGAGTGAGGCCGAGCGCGGTGCGGTGGCTATCGCGGTGGCTGCAGCCAAGGTTGCGACCACGCGCGCCAGCCTGGAGGTGGTGCACCGGATGTTTGAGGTCACCGGTGCGCGGGCGACTACGGCTGCGCTGCGGCTGGATCGCTACTGGCGCAATCTGCGCGTGCACACGCTGCACGATCCGGTGGATTACAAGGTGCGCGAGTTGGGTGAGTGGGCGCTCAATGGGCGTGTGCCTGCTCCTAGCTTTTATTCCTAG
- the sfnG gene encoding dimethylsulfone monooxygenase SfnG: MSQASPTPAAVKFAYWVPNVSGGLVVSTIEQRTDWSLEYNQRLALAAEKAGFEYALSQIRFTAGYGAEYQHESVSFSQALLHATTKLKVLAAILPGPWNPAVVAKQIATIDHISNGRIAINVVSGWFKGEFQAIGEPWLEHDERYRRSNEFIRALKGIWTQDNFTFKGDFYRFSDYTLSPKPVQKPHPEIFQGGSSRAARDNAASVSDWYFTNGNTPEGLKAQIDDIQAKAAQNGHTVRIGVNAFVIARDTEEEAKAVLADIIKHAHVEAVHAFGDAAKQAGKSSPEGEGNWAKSTFEDLVQYNDGFRTNLIGTPQQIAERIVALKAIGVDLVLTGFLHFIEEVEYFGEKVLPLVRELEAAQAQQREPAALEAVA; encoded by the coding sequence ATGAGCCAAGCATCGCCCACGCCCGCCGCCGTCAAGTTCGCCTACTGGGTGCCCAATGTCAGTGGCGGCCTGGTGGTCAGCACCATCGAGCAACGCACCGACTGGAGCCTTGAGTACAACCAGCGCCTGGCATTGGCGGCAGAGAAGGCCGGCTTTGAATACGCGCTGAGCCAGATCCGCTTCACGGCGGGCTATGGCGCGGAGTACCAGCACGAGTCGGTCTCTTTCAGCCAGGCGCTGCTGCATGCCACCACCAAGCTCAAGGTGCTGGCCGCCATCCTGCCCGGCCCGTGGAACCCGGCCGTGGTGGCCAAGCAGATCGCCACCATCGACCACATCTCCAACGGCCGCATTGCCATCAACGTGGTGAGCGGCTGGTTCAAGGGCGAGTTCCAGGCCATTGGCGAGCCGTGGCTGGAGCATGACGAGCGCTATCGCCGCTCCAACGAATTCATCCGCGCGCTCAAGGGCATCTGGACGCAGGACAACTTCACCTTCAAGGGCGACTTCTATCGCTTCAGCGACTACACGCTGAGCCCGAAGCCGGTGCAAAAGCCCCACCCCGAAATCTTCCAAGGTGGCAGCTCGCGTGCCGCACGCGACAACGCGGCCAGCGTGTCGGATTGGTACTTCACCAACGGCAACACGCCCGAGGGCCTGAAGGCGCAGATCGACGACATCCAGGCCAAGGCCGCGCAGAACGGCCACACGGTGCGCATCGGCGTGAACGCGTTCGTCATCGCCCGCGACACCGAAGAGGAAGCCAAGGCCGTGCTGGCCGACATCATCAAGCACGCACACGTCGAGGCGGTGCACGCCTTCGGCGATGCGGCCAAGCAGGCCGGCAAGTCTTCGCCCGAAGGTGAGGGCAACTGGGCCAAGTCCACCTTCGAAGACCTCGTGCAGTACAACGACGGCTTCCGCACCAACCTCATCGGCACGCCGCAACAGATTGCCGAGCGCATCGTGGCGCTCAAGGCCATCGGCGTCGACCTCGTCCTGACGGGCTTCCTGCACTTCATCGAGGAGGTGGAGTACTTCGGCGAGAAGGTGCTGCCGCTGGTGCGTGAGCTGGAAGCCGCACAGGCCCAGCAGCGCGAGCCCGCCGCCCTCGAAGCCGTGGCCTGA
- a CDS encoding branched-chain amino acid ABC transporter permease — translation MSLNPTLRAPLAVLAIAFGVVPFVATGYWFDAILTPFLALSLAAVGLNLLTGYAGQLSLGTAAFMAVGAFAAYNFNLRLPGLPLLASIVLAGLAATAIGVVFGLPSLRLRGFYLAVSTLAAQFFVQWALTKFSWFSNDSASGVIDAPPLAVGGYVFETPVARYLFALGIVTVLTALAWRLVQTQTGRNFIAVRDNELAARVIGVPVLRTKLLAFAVSSFIVGVAGVLWGFVYLRTVEPAGFNLDRSFQILFIIIIGGLGTIRGAFLGAALIVVFPLLLSRLGSFLLGGWFDSGVLDMSQRIVLGALILFFLIAEPQGLAALWTRLRSRLGPRQARAA, via the coding sequence ATGAGTCTCAACCCCACGCTGCGCGCACCGCTGGCCGTACTGGCCATTGCCTTCGGTGTCGTGCCCTTCGTCGCCACGGGCTACTGGTTCGATGCCATCCTGACACCCTTTCTTGCGCTGTCCCTGGCGGCGGTGGGGCTCAACCTGCTGACGGGCTATGCGGGCCAGTTGTCGCTGGGCACGGCGGCCTTCATGGCGGTGGGCGCGTTTGCCGCCTACAACTTCAATCTGCGGCTGCCGGGCTTGCCCTTGCTGGCCAGCATCGTGCTGGCGGGCCTGGCGGCCACGGCCATTGGAGTGGTGTTTGGCCTGCCCAGCCTGCGGTTGCGCGGCTTCTACCTGGCGGTCTCGACGCTGGCCGCGCAGTTCTTTGTGCAGTGGGCGCTGACCAAGTTCAGCTGGTTCAGCAACGACAGCGCGTCGGGCGTGATCGATGCGCCGCCGCTGGCCGTGGGCGGCTATGTTTTTGAGACGCCGGTGGCGCGCTACCTGTTTGCGCTGGGCATCGTCACGGTGCTGACCGCACTGGCCTGGCGGCTGGTGCAGACGCAGACCGGGCGCAACTTCATCGCCGTGCGCGACAACGAACTGGCCGCGCGCGTGATCGGCGTGCCGGTGCTGCGCACCAAGCTGCTGGCGTTTGCGGTGTCGTCCTTCATCGTGGGCGTGGCCGGCGTGCTGTGGGGCTTTGTCTATCTGCGCACGGTGGAGCCCGCAGGCTTCAACCTGGACCGCTCGTTTCAGATCCTGTTCATCATCATCATCGGTGGCCTGGGCACCATCCGCGGGGCGTTTCTGGGGGCCGCGCTGATCGTGGTGTTCCCGCTGCTGCTCTCGCGCCTGGGCAGCTTCCTGCTGGGCGGCTGGTTTGACTCCGGCGTGCTCGACATGAGCCAGCGCATCGTGCTGGGCGCACTGATCCTGTTCTTCCTGATCGCAGAGCCGCAAGGCCTGGCCGCGCTGTGGACGCGGCTGCGATCAAGGCTTGGGCCGCGGCAAGCGCGCGCAGCCTGA
- a CDS encoding branched-chain amino acid ABC transporter permease translates to MEDFSFFLEVLIGGLLSGVMYSLVAIGFVLIYKTSGVLNFAQGAQLLFAALTFVSLVERGLPFALALLLTFALMLLLGLAIERVVLRPLVNQPPITLFMATLGLSYVIEGVAQLLWGTQVHALELGISDAPLDFFGILVSSFDLFAAATAGLMVALLAAFFRYTRVGLAFRAVADDSFAAIAVGLRLPRIWATVWATAGVIALVAGLLWGARLGVQFSLSLVVLKALPVLVLGGFDSILGAIVGGLLIGALEKLAEVYLGPYVGGGIESWFAYVAALAFLLVRPRGLFGQKLVERA, encoded by the coding sequence ATGGAAGACTTTTCTTTCTTCCTTGAGGTGCTGATCGGCGGCTTGCTGTCGGGCGTGATGTATTCGCTGGTGGCCATTGGCTTTGTGCTGATCTACAAGACCTCGGGCGTGCTCAACTTTGCGCAGGGCGCGCAGTTGCTGTTTGCGGCGCTGACCTTTGTCAGCCTGGTCGAGCGCGGCCTGCCTTTTGCGCTGGCGTTGTTGCTGACCTTTGCGCTGATGCTGCTGCTGGGCCTGGCGATAGAGCGCGTGGTGCTGCGGCCGCTGGTGAACCAGCCGCCCATCACGCTGTTCATGGCGACGCTGGGGCTGTCCTATGTGATCGAAGGCGTGGCGCAGCTGCTGTGGGGCACCCAGGTGCATGCGCTGGAGCTGGGCATATCGGATGCGCCGCTGGATTTCTTCGGCATCCTGGTGTCGAGCTTTGATCTGTTTGCCGCCGCCACTGCCGGCCTGATGGTGGCGCTGCTGGCGGCCTTCTTCCGCTACACCCGCGTGGGGCTGGCCTTTCGCGCGGTGGCCGACGACAGCTTTGCGGCCATTGCGGTGGGCCTGCGCCTGCCGCGCATCTGGGCCACGGTATGGGCCACGGCCGGCGTGATCGCACTGGTGGCCGGCCTGCTGTGGGGCGCGCGGCTGGGCGTGCAGTTCTCGCTGTCGCTGGTGGTGCTCAAGGCGCTGCCGGTGCTGGTGCTGGGCGGCTTCGATTCCATCCTGGGCGCCATCGTGGGTGGCCTGCTGATCGGCGCGCTGGAGAAGCTGGCCGAGGTCTACCTGGGCCCCTATGTGGGCGGTGGCATCGAGAGCTGGTTTGCCTATGTGGCAGCGCTGGCTTTTCTGCTGGTACGCCCGCGTGGGCTGTTCGGGCAGAAATTGGTGGAGAGAGCCTGA
- a CDS encoding acyl-CoA dehydrogenase family protein encodes MSSVLSLPPPESAHDIAQDLMQRFAATAVERDERGGTPKAERDALRASGLLALSIPTEFGGGGADWRQTLDVVRLLAQADSSLAHVFGFHHLMLATVRLFAQPAQWQPWFEQTARRRWFWGNALNPLDDRTVSSAHGGWREFTGQKSFCSGALDSEMLIASAVEEGSGAFIVAAVPTGRSGIFVAPDWNNIGQRQTDSGSVTFEKVRVEQHEVLADPGPLSTPFSCLRPLIAQLVLANIYLGIAEAAFNDARHYTLHESRPWHAAKVAQMDQDPYVLGHYGDFWVGLEGVRVLADRAADRLDAAWQRGPALGADERGDVALAVATAKVAATNTGLDICTRMFDVAGARATHGGLRLDRHWRNLRTQTLHDPVAYKLREIGEWALKQQYPVPSFYS; translated from the coding sequence ATGAGCTCTGTCCTCTCCCTTCCCCCGCCCGAATCCGCACACGACATCGCGCAAGACCTGATGCAGCGCTTTGCCGCCACCGCCGTCGAGCGTGACGAGCGCGGCGGCACGCCCAAGGCCGAGCGCGATGCCTTGCGCGCCAGCGGCCTGCTGGCGCTCAGCATTCCCACCGAGTTTGGCGGCGGCGGCGCCGACTGGCGGCAGACGCTGGATGTGGTGCGCCTGCTGGCGCAGGCCGACAGCTCTCTTGCGCATGTGTTTGGCTTTCACCACCTGATGCTGGCCACGGTGCGCCTGTTTGCGCAGCCCGCGCAATGGCAGCCGTGGTTCGAGCAGACCGCGCGCCGCCGCTGGTTCTGGGGCAATGCGCTGAACCCGCTGGACGACCGCACCGTGTCCAGCGCGCACGGCGGCTGGCGCGAATTCACCGGCCAGAAAAGCTTTTGCTCAGGCGCACTGGATTCCGAGATGCTGATCGCCTCGGCGGTTGAGGAAGGCAGCGGCGCCTTCATCGTCGCGGCAGTGCCCACCGGCAGATCTGGCATCTTCGTGGCGCCCGACTGGAACAACATCGGCCAGCGCCAGACCGACAGCGGCAGCGTCACCTTCGAGAAGGTGCGGGTCGAGCAGCACGAGGTGCTGGCCGACCCGGGCCCGCTGTCCACGCCCTTCTCCTGCCTGCGGCCGCTGATAGCGCAGCTGGTGCTGGCCAATATCTACCTGGGCATTGCCGAGGCGGCCTTTAACGATGCGCGGCACTACACGCTGCACGAGTCACGCCCCTGGCACGCAGCCAAGGTGGCGCAGATGGACCAAGACCCTTACGTGCTCGGCCACTACGGCGACTTCTGGGTGGGACTGGAGGGCGTGCGCGTGCTGGCCGACCGCGCGGCCGACCGGCTCGATGCGGCCTGGCAACGCGGCCCGGCGCTGGGCGCCGACGAGCGCGGCGACGTCGCCCTGGCCGTGGCCACGGCCAAGGTCGCGGCCACCAACACCGGGCTGGACATCTGTACGCGCATGTTCGATGTGGCCGGCGCGCGCGCCACGCACGGCGGCCTGCGGCTGGACCGCCACTGGCGCAACCTGCGCACCCAGACCCTGCACGACCCGGTGGCCTACAAGCTGCGCGAGATCGGCGAGTGGGCCCTCAAGCAGCAATACCCCGTTCCGAGCTTCTACTCATGA
- a CDS encoding ABC transporter ATP-binding protein has translation MPSATLDAAPPLAARRSLEPPARARGGFSPNARTADAAAAPVLRLAGIDLSFGGVTALAGVDLSIAAGEIRAVIGPNGAGKSSLVNIISGLYRPDRGRVWIGGQDFAQVPTAKLARLGVARTFQNLALFKGLSVHDNIVIGRVDAGRASFVEQLIGLGRARRERLDAEARADAIINFLGLQSVRERLAGTLPYGLQKRVELARALVARPRLLLLDEPMAGMTVTEKSEMAHFVRAARDEFGTTILLIEHDIGVVLGLSDRVAVLDYGRKIADGTPAEVRADPAVIDAYLGVAHEGAENEEGGR, from the coding sequence ATGCCCAGCGCCACCCTGGATGCCGCACCGCCGCTGGCGGCCCGGCGCAGCCTTGAGCCGCCCGCGCGTGCGCGCGGCGGTTTCTCGCCCAATGCGCGCACGGCGGATGCCGCTGCCGCGCCGGTGCTGCGGCTGGCCGGTATCGACCTGTCTTTTGGTGGCGTGACCGCGCTGGCGGGCGTGGACCTGTCGATTGCCGCAGGCGAGATCCGCGCGGTGATTGGCCCCAACGGCGCGGGCAAGAGTTCGCTGGTCAACATCATCAGCGGCTTGTACCGGCCCGACCGTGGCCGGGTCTGGATCGGCGGGCAGGACTTTGCCCAGGTACCGACCGCAAAGCTGGCGCGCCTGGGCGTGGCACGCACCTTCCAGAACCTGGCGCTGTTCAAGGGCCTGAGCGTGCACGACAACATCGTGATTGGCCGGGTTGATGCCGGCCGCGCCAGCTTTGTGGAGCAACTGATTGGCCTGGGCCGCGCACGCCGCGAGCGGCTGGACGCAGAGGCGCGGGCCGACGCCATCATCAACTTTCTGGGCCTGCAAAGCGTGCGCGAGCGGCTGGCCGGCACCTTGCCCTACGGCCTGCAAAAGCGCGTGGAACTGGCCCGCGCGCTGGTGGCACGGCCCCGGCTGCTGCTGCTGGACGAGCCCATGGCCGGCATGACCGTGACCGAGAAGAGCGAGATGGCGCACTTCGTGCGCGCCGCGCGCGATGAGTTCGGCACCACCATCCTGCTGATAGAGCACGACATTGGCGTGGTGCTGGGCCTGTCGGACCGCGTGGCGGTGCTGGACTACGGCCGCAAGATTGCAGACGGCACGCCGGCCGAGGTACGCGCCGACCCCGCCGTGATCGACGCCTATTTGGGCGTGGCCCATGAAGGCGCAGAAAACGAAGAGGGCGGCCGCTGA
- the ssuD gene encoding FMNH2-dependent alkanesulfonate monooxygenase, producing the protein MQLFWFLPTHGDSRYLGTSHGARTVSHHYLRQVAQAADELGYEGVLIPTGRSCEDSWVVASALATQTERLKFLVAIRPGIISPTVSARQAATLDRFSDGRLLINVVTGGDPDEQHGDGSFLTHAERYEVTDEFLRIWRGVAAGETVNFSGKHLRVENAKTLYPPVQKPYPPLWFGGSSEAAIELAGEQVDVYLTWGEPPADVADKIAKARAAAARHGRTLRFGIRLHVIVRETSEAAWRAADELISYVTDDTIAAAQKAFSRFDSVGQQRMAALHGGRRDKLEVSPNLWAGVGLVRGGAGTALVGSPEEVAARIKEYAALGVETFIFSGYPHLEEAYRVAELLFPLLPLDHVRPPGQANITGPFGEVIANDIVPPARQKAAA; encoded by the coding sequence ATGCAACTTTTCTGGTTTCTTCCCACGCACGGCGACAGCCGCTACCTGGGCACATCGCACGGCGCGCGCACCGTGAGCCACCACTACCTGCGGCAGGTGGCGCAGGCGGCAGACGAGCTGGGTTACGAGGGCGTGCTGATCCCCACCGGCCGCTCTTGCGAGGACTCGTGGGTGGTGGCGTCGGCGCTGGCAACGCAGACCGAGCGGCTCAAGTTTTTGGTGGCGATCCGGCCCGGCATCATCTCGCCCACCGTGTCTGCGCGGCAGGCCGCCACGCTGGACCGCTTCTCTGATGGCCGCCTGCTGATCAACGTGGTGACCGGCGGCGACCCGGATGAGCAGCATGGCGACGGCAGCTTTCTGACGCATGCCGAGCGCTATGAAGTCACGGATGAATTCCTGCGCATCTGGCGCGGCGTGGCGGCCGGCGAGACGGTCAACTTCAGCGGCAAGCACCTGCGCGTGGAGAACGCCAAGACGCTCTACCCACCGGTACAAAAGCCGTATCCGCCGCTGTGGTTTGGTGGATCGTCAGAGGCGGCCATTGAGCTGGCGGGCGAGCAGGTCGATGTCTACCTGACCTGGGGCGAGCCGCCCGCAGACGTGGCCGACAAGATCGCCAAGGCGCGCGCCGCCGCCGCCAGGCATGGGCGCACGCTGCGCTTTGGCATACGCCTGCATGTGATCGTGCGCGAGACCAGCGAGGCGGCCTGGCGTGCGGCGGATGAGCTTATTTCCTACGTGACCGACGACACCATTGCCGCTGCGCAAAAGGCCTTCTCGCGCTTCGATTCCGTGGGCCAACAGCGCATGGCGGCATTGCACGGCGGCCGGCGCGACAAGCTGGAGGTGTCGCCCAATCTGTGGGCCGGCGTGGGCCTGGTGCGCGGCGGCGCGGGCACGGCGCTGGTGGGCAGCCCGGAAGAGGTGGCGGCACGCATCAAGGAATACGCGGCGCTGGGCGTGGAGACCTTCATCTTCTCTGGTTACCCGCACCTGGAAGAAGCCTACCGCGTGGCCGAGCTGCTGTTTCCGCTGCTGCCGCTGGACCATGTGCGACCACCGGGCCAGGCCAACATCACCGGGCCGTTTGGCGAGGTCATTGCCAATGACATCGTGCCGCCGGCGCGCCAGAAGGCTGCTGCATGA
- a CDS encoding tripartite tricarboxylate transporter permease: MDILNALLQGFATAITPINLLWALFGCALGTAVGVLPGIGPAVAVAMLLPITAKVEVTASMIFFAGIYYGAMYGGSTTSILLNTPGETASMVTAMEGNKMAKSGRAGAALATSAIGSFVAGTIATVIVTLFAPFVAEFAVKLGPPEYFLLMLLAFTTVSAVLGKSTLRGLSALFVGLAAGCVGMDQISGQARYTGGIPEMLDGIEIVLVAVGLFAVAEVLYAALYEGRTVEGQNKMSRVHMSARDWKRSIPAWLRGTAIGAPFGCIPAGGTEIPTFLSYATEKKLAKGENRAEFGTKGAIEGVAGPEAANNATVTAALIPLLTLGIPTSNTTAILLGAFQNYGIQPGPQLFTTSAALVWALIASLYIGNVMLLVLNLPMVGLWVKLLKVPKPQLYAGILIFATVGAYGMRQSAFDLFLLYAIGVLGVVMRRFDFPTAPVVVGMILGPLAEAQLRNAMSIGEGSALVFLQRPMSITLVVIVLTVLLLPRLMRLWSQRSGRPLPV, translated from the coding sequence ATGGATATCCTGAACGCACTTCTGCAGGGCTTTGCCACGGCGATTACGCCGATCAACCTGCTCTGGGCCCTGTTTGGCTGCGCGCTGGGCACGGCGGTGGGCGTGTTGCCGGGCATTGGCCCGGCGGTGGCGGTGGCCATGCTGCTGCCGATCACGGCCAAGGTTGAGGTCACGGCCTCGATGATCTTCTTTGCCGGCATCTACTACGGCGCCATGTATGGCGGCTCGACCACCTCGATCCTGCTCAACACGCCGGGCGAAACCGCCAGCATGGTGACGGCGATGGAGGGCAACAAGATGGCCAAGAGCGGGCGCGCGGGCGCGGCACTGGCCACGTCTGCCATCGGCTCCTTTGTGGCCGGCACCATTGCCACGGTGATCGTCACGCTGTTTGCGCCCTTTGTGGCCGAGTTCGCGGTCAAGCTGGGGCCACCGGAATACTTTCTGCTGATGCTGCTGGCCTTTACTACCGTGAGCGCGGTGCTGGGCAAGAGCACGCTGCGCGGCCTGAGCGCGCTGTTTGTCGGCCTGGCCGCGGGCTGCGTGGGCATGGACCAGATCTCTGGCCAGGCGCGCTACACCGGCGGCATTCCCGAGATGCTGGACGGCATCGAGATCGTGCTGGTGGCGGTGGGCCTGTTTGCCGTGGCCGAGGTGCTGTACGCAGCGCTGTACGAGGGCCGCACGGTCGAGGGCCAGAACAAGATGAGCCGCGTGCACATGAGCGCACGCGACTGGAAGCGCTCCATCCCCGCGTGGCTGCGCGGCACCGCGATTGGCGCACCCTTTGGCTGCATCCCGGCCGGCGGCACCGAGATCCCGACCTTCCTCAGCTACGCCACCGAGAAGAAGCTGGCCAAGGGTGAGAACCGGGCCGAGTTCGGCACCAAGGGCGCGATCGAAGGCGTGGCCGGCCCGGAGGCGGCCAACAACGCCACCGTGACCGCCGCGCTGATCCCGCTGCTGACGCTGGGCATCCCGACCAGCAACACCACGGCGATCCTGCTGGGCGCGTTCCAGAACTACGGCATCCAGCCCGGCCCGCAGCTGTTCACCACCTCGGCCGCGCTGGTGTGGGCGCTGATTGCGTCGCTCTACATCGGCAACGTGATGCTGCTGGTGCTGAACCTGCCCATGGTCGGGCTGTGGGTCAAGCTGCTGAAGGTGCCCAAGCCGCAGCTCTACGCCGGCATCCTGATCTTCGCCACGGTGGGTGCCTATGGCATGCGCCAGAGCGCGTTCGATCTGTTCCTGCTGTACGCCATTGGCGTGCTGGGCGTGGTGATGCGGCGCTTTGACTTCCCGACGGCACCGGTGGTGGTCGGCATGATCCTGGGCCCGCTGGCCGAGGCGCAACTGCGCAACGCCATGTCGATTGGCGAAGGCAGTGCGCTGGTGTTCTTGCAGCGGCCGATGTCGATCACGCTGGTGGTGATCGTGCTGACCGTGCTGCTGCTGCCGCGCCTGATGCGCCTGTGGAGCCAGCGCAGCGGCCGGCCGCTGCCGGTTTGA
- the msuE gene encoding FMN reductase, translated as MSRKLKVVAVSGSLQRPSRTLVLVEQLLAALGDALPIDVHLIELGDIGPQFAGTLYRSQLPAAVEAQVAAIESADLLLVASPVYRGSYTGLFKHLFDFVHHEALTNKPVLLAATGGSDRHALVIDHQLRPLFSFFQALTLPIGVYAVEKDFDGYEIASPALRERIALAAERAVPHLRNAAPAIRKPVPVALAA; from the coding sequence ATGAGTCGAAAACTGAAAGTCGTTGCCGTCTCCGGCAGCCTGCAACGCCCCTCGCGCACGCTGGTGCTGGTGGAGCAACTTCTGGCCGCGCTGGGTGATGCGCTGCCGATTGACGTTCACCTGATCGAGCTGGGCGACATCGGCCCGCAGTTTGCGGGCACGCTGTACCGCAGCCAACTGCCGGCAGCGGTCGAGGCCCAGGTGGCGGCCATCGAATCTGCCGACCTGCTGCTGGTCGCCAGCCCGGTGTATCGCGGTTCTTACACGGGGCTGTTCAAGCACCTGTTTGACTTTGTTCACCACGAGGCCCTCACTAACAAGCCGGTGCTGCTTGCGGCCACGGGCGGCAGCGACCGCCATGCGCTGGTGATCGACCACCAGTTGCGCCCGCTGTTCAGCTTCTTCCAGGCGCTCACCTTGCCCATAGGCGTGTACGCGGTCGAGAAAGACTTCGACGGCTACGAGATCGCCAGCCCCGCGCTGCGTGAGCGCATCGCGCTGGCGGCTGAGCGCGCCGTGCCGCACCTGCGCAATGCCGCGCCCGCCATTCGCAAGCCCGTGCCTGTTGCACTGGCCGCCTGA